Proteins from one Bartonella sp. HY328 genomic window:
- the tsaD gene encoding tRNA (adenosine(37)-N6)-threonylcarbamoyltransferase complex transferase subunit TsaD, with product MRVLGIETSCDETAAAVVLRNEDGSGEILSNIVFSQIEEHAPYGGVVPEIAARAHVEVLDGLVKKALDEAGLRFDDIDAVAATSGPGLIGGLIVGLMTAKAIALAANKPFIAVNHLEGHALTARLTNNLSFPYLLLLVSGGHTQMILVKGLGDYERLGTTIDDALGEAFDKTAKLLGLDYPGGPAVEKAAFSGDSARLSLPRPLKGEKRLDFSFSGLKTAVRKAATQMAPLSDKDVADICAAFQLAVTDTLADRVGRALDRFLETYPELEKPKLVVAGGVAANKAIRTMLEKTCAAKGFEFIAPPISLCTDNAAMIAWAGAERAAEKLFDPLETAPRSRWPLDQKAEPLIGAGRRGAKA from the coding sequence ATGCGAGTGCTTGGTATTGAAACCAGTTGTGATGAAACTGCTGCTGCGGTTGTTTTAAGAAATGAAGATGGCAGTGGTGAAATTCTTTCAAACATCGTTTTCAGCCAGATTGAGGAACATGCCCCCTATGGTGGTGTGGTGCCTGAAATAGCAGCGCGCGCCCATGTGGAGGTTTTGGATGGTTTAGTCAAAAAGGCGCTTGATGAAGCAGGCCTTCGTTTTGATGATATTGACGCGGTGGCAGCAACATCTGGGCCGGGTTTGATTGGTGGTTTGATTGTGGGGTTAATGACTGCAAAAGCCATTGCCCTAGCCGCCAATAAACCATTTATCGCGGTTAACCACCTTGAGGGGCATGCCTTGACCGCACGTCTTACCAATAATTTAAGCTTTCCTTACTTATTGCTGCTTGTTTCTGGTGGCCATACCCAAATGATTTTGGTCAAGGGCCTTGGCGATTATGAGCGCCTTGGCACCACGATTGATGATGCACTTGGCGAAGCTTTTGATAAAACCGCAAAATTATTGGGTCTTGATTACCCCGGTGGGCCTGCCGTTGAAAAGGCCGCTTTTAGCGGTGATAGCGCGCGTTTAAGCCTGCCGCGGCCGTTAAAAGGTGAAAAGCGGCTTGATTTTTCTTTTTCCGGCTTAAAAACGGCGGTGCGAAAAGCGGCAACGCAAATGGCACCGTTAAGTGATAAGGATGTTGCTGATATTTGCGCAGCATTCCAGCTTGCTGTTACCGATACTTTAGCAGACCGTGTTGGCCGCGCTCTTGATCGTTTTTTGGAAACTTATCCAGAGTTAGAGAAGCCAAAATTGGTGGTTGCCGGCGGTGTTGCAGCCAATAAGGCTATCCGCACCATGCTAGAAAAAACTTGCGCTGCCAAGGGCTTTGAATTTATTGCGCCGCCAATTAGTCTTTGCACCGATAATGCTGCAATGATAGCATGGGCAGGGGCAGAGCGTGCCGCAGAAAAGCTGTTTGATCCGTTAGAGACTGCACCGCGCTCACGTTGGCCGCTTGACCAAAAGGCCGAGCCATTGATTGGTGCTGGTAGGCGCGGTGCAAAGGCATAA
- a CDS encoding NAD(P)H-dependent glycerol-3-phosphate dehydrogenase produces MDVKSQAKSDLSNKAAHKKITVLGGGAWGTALATMAANQGHDVRLYARSTAMVDDINLNQQNSEYLPDIKLPKTIIATTDVKAAVAHGEIILGVIPAQAFGAFLSDIASDIKENIPVVLCAKGIERATGRFMSDVASDILGKNHPIAALSGPSFAADVAKGLPTAVTIAATNADLAKNLVHVFSGARFRCYASHDLIGVEIGGALKNVLALGAGVTTGRGLGASAQAALVTRGFAEMRRIATKLGGKAETMMGLSVLGDLMLTASSPQSRNYSYGLAMGQGLSLDHLPLAEGVATAPIAAKLCKDNDIDAPIIDAIAALIDKRISIDEAMDGLISRPLKFED; encoded by the coding sequence ATGGATGTTAAATCGCAAGCAAAAAGTGATTTAAGCAATAAGGCGGCGCATAAAAAAATTACTGTTTTGGGTGGTGGTGCATGGGGCACAGCCTTGGCCACTATGGCGGCAAATCAAGGCCATGATGTGCGCCTTTATGCGCGCTCAACAGCAATGGTTGATGATATTAATCTTAACCAACAAAATAGTGAATATTTGCCCGATATAAAATTACCAAAGACAATTATCGCCACAACCGATGTTAAAGCAGCAGTTGCCCATGGCGAAATTATATTAGGGGTTATACCAGCGCAAGCCTTTGGTGCATTTTTAAGCGATATTGCGAGCGATATTAAAGAAAATATACCCGTGGTGCTTTGCGCCAAGGGCATCGAGCGGGCAACAGGGCGCTTCATGTCCGATGTTGCAAGTGATATTTTGGGCAAAAATCATCCAATTGCTGCCTTATCTGGCCCAAGTTTTGCCGCCGATGTTGCCAAAGGCCTACCAACCGCTGTTACTATTGCCGCCACCAATGCTGATCTTGCTAAAAATTTAGTGCATGTTTTTTCTGGTGCGCGTTTTCGTTGTTACGCATCGCATGATTTAATTGGTGTTGAAATTGGTGGTGCGTTAAAAAATGTGCTCGCTTTGGGGGCAGGGGTTACCACTGGGCGTGGTCTTGGCGCAAGTGCGCAAGCTGCGTTGGTAACGCGCGGCTTTGCCGAAATGCGGCGCATTGCAACAAAATTAGGCGGCAAGGCTGAAACCATGATGGGTCTATCGGTACTTGGCGATTTAATGCTGACCGCATCAAGCCCACAATCGCGCAATTATTCTTATGGGCTTGCGATGGGGCAGGGATTAAGCCTTGATCATTTACCTTTAGCCGAAGGGGTTGCCACCGCGCCAATTGCTGCTAAGCTATGCAAGGACAATGATATTGACGCGCCAATTATTGATGCAATAGCTGCCTTAATTGATAAGCGTATTAGTATTGATGAAGCAATGGATGGTTTAATTTCACGGCCACTTAAATTTGAGGATTAA
- a CDS encoding YciI-like protein: MLFAIIANDKPDHVEKRQEVRPKHLEYLTSLGDALKFAGPFLDHEGNGVGSLVVVEAADIAEAEKIMKNDPYALANLFADAQVRPWRWAINNPENS, translated from the coding sequence ATGCTTTTTGCAATTATTGCGAATGATAAGCCTGACCATGTTGAAAAGCGTCAAGAGGTTCGCCCAAAACATCTTGAATATCTGACAAGCCTTGGTGACGCACTAAAATTTGCAGGCCCCTTTTTAGATCATGAAGGCAATGGCGTTGGTAGCCTTGTGGTTGTTGAAGCTGCTGATATAGCTGAGGCTGAAAAAATCATGAAAAATGATCCTTATGCATTAGCCAATCTTTTTGCGGATGCACAGGTTCGTCCTTGGCGCTGGGCAATTAACAATCCTGAAAATAGTTAA
- a CDS encoding EVE domain-containing protein, which translates to MAYWLFKSEPFKWSWEMQKAKGEEGEQWDGVRNYLARNNMRAMQLGDKAFFYHSNEGLEVVGIVEICALAHHDTTSDDPRWECVDIKAVCDMPKPVTLKAVKANPKLENMALVTSMRLSVQPVREDEWLEVCRMGGLEPAPQ; encoded by the coding sequence ATGGCATATTGGCTTTTTAAATCAGAACCATTCAAATGGTCATGGGAGATGCAAAAGGCAAAAGGCGAAGAAGGCGAGCAATGGGACGGCGTGCGCAATTATCTTGCCCGCAATAATATGCGCGCCATGCAACTTGGCGATAAGGCGTTTTTCTACCATTCTAATGAAGGGTTAGAAGTTGTTGGTATTGTTGAAATATGCGCGCTTGCCCATCATGATACAACAAGCGATGATCCGCGTTGGGAATGTGTTGATATTAAAGCTGTTTGCGATATGCCAAAGCCGGTGACGCTAAAAGCGGTTAAGGCTAATCCCAAGCTTGAAAATATGGCACTGGTTACGTCTATGCGCCTATCGGTACAACCGGTGCGTGAGGATGAGTGGCTTGAGGTTTGCCGCATGGGCGGTCTTGAACCTGCCCCACAATAG